One genomic segment of Protaetiibacter intestinalis includes these proteins:
- the pgl gene encoding 6-phosphogluconolactonase translates to MTERRVRVYDGKAALANAVAARFIKRLVETLAEQDRAHVVLTGGTMGEAVLAAVRESARRDTVDWSRVTFWWGDERYLPAGDPDRNETQSRHALLDALELSPAQVKAFPALGEHADIEAAAEAYAAELAAAAPAGATHPRFDITFLGVGGDGHIASLFPDHEAIRDTQHVVLAETNSPKPPPARLTLTLPVINSSERVWLVLAGADKAGALGLALADANPHDVPVAGVSGRARTVFFVDAEAAAEVPENLLTRERFWTAAHEIPAN, encoded by the coding sequence GTGACGGAACGACGGGTACGGGTCTACGACGGCAAGGCGGCGCTCGCGAACGCGGTCGCCGCGCGGTTCATCAAGCGTCTCGTCGAGACGCTCGCGGAACAGGATCGTGCGCACGTCGTGCTCACCGGCGGCACCATGGGCGAGGCCGTCCTCGCGGCGGTGCGCGAGTCCGCGCGCCGCGACACGGTCGACTGGTCGCGGGTGACGTTCTGGTGGGGCGACGAACGCTACCTCCCGGCGGGCGACCCGGACCGCAACGAGACGCAGTCCCGGCATGCGCTCCTGGACGCGCTCGAGCTCTCCCCCGCGCAGGTCAAGGCCTTCCCCGCCCTCGGGGAGCACGCCGACATCGAGGCGGCGGCCGAGGCCTACGCGGCGGAGCTCGCGGCGGCCGCGCCGGCCGGTGCGACGCATCCGCGTTTCGACATCACCTTCCTGGGCGTCGGCGGGGACGGCCACATCGCGTCGCTGTTCCCCGACCACGAGGCGATCCGCGACACGCAGCACGTGGTGCTCGCCGAGACGAACTCCCCGAAGCCGCCGCCCGCGCGGCTCACGCTCACCTTGCCCGTCATCAACTCCTCCGAGCGGGTGTGGCTCGTGCTCGCGGGCGCGGACAAGGCGGGCGCGCTCGGTCTCGCACTCGCCGACGCGAACCCGCACGACGTGCCCGTCGCCGGGGTCTCCGGGCGCGCGCGCACCGTGTTCTTCGTCGACGCGGAGGCCGCGGCCGAAGTGCCGGAGAACCTGCTCACGCGCGAGCGGTTCTGGACCGCCGCGCACGAGATCCCGGCGAACTGA